From the genome of Puniceicoccales bacterium, one region includes:
- the rpsL gene encoding 30S ribosomal protein S12, giving the protein MPTINQLISRPRVSNLVKSKAPALRSNPFRRGVCIQVMTRTPKKPNSAIRKVAKVRLTNRMEVIAYIPDEGHSLQEHSVVLVRGGRVKDLPGVRYHIVRGTLDCTGVEKRRRSRSKYGVKRPKASKK; this is encoded by the coding sequence ATGCCTACAATTAATCAGTTAATAAGCAGACCTAGGGTTAGCAATTTGGTGAAGTCCAAAGCGCCGGCATTGAGGAGTAATCCGTTTCGTCGAGGAGTTTGTATTCAGGTCATGACGCGGACACCCAAAAAACCGAACTCGGCCATACGAAAAGTTGCTAAGGTTCGCTTGACCAACCGGATGGAAGTGATTGCCTATATTCCTGATGAGGGGCATAGTTTACAGGAACACAGTGTGGTTCTTGTTCGTGGTGGTCGGGTTAAGGATCTTCCCGGCGTTAGGTATCATATTGTTAGAGGAACTCTTGATTGTACGGGAGTTGAGAAACGTCGTCGCAGCAGATCCAAATATGGAGTAAAGCGACCGAAGGCTAGTAAAAAATAA
- the rpsG gene encoding 30S ribosomal protein S7, translating to MSRRRRAEKRELAKDPRFGSQLIGQLVNIVMERGKKSLACSIVYGAIEYASEQLSKGDPIELLMGAIENARPKLEVKSRRVGGATYQVPIEVPYVRQQSLVFRWMVQMAKDRKGQCMRNALGQEIVDAYNNTGAVVKKKTEMHKMAQANRAFAHLVW from the coding sequence ATGTCACGGCGGAGAAGAGCAGAGAAGCGAGAATTGGCAAAAGATCCTAGATTCGGCAGTCAGTTGATTGGGCAGCTGGTCAATATAGTGATGGAGCGCGGTAAAAAATCGTTGGCCTGTTCCATTGTGTATGGTGCAATAGAGTATGCCAGTGAACAACTTAGCAAAGGCGACCCGATAGAATTATTGATGGGTGCCATAGAAAATGCCAGACCAAAGTTGGAGGTAAAAAGTCGTCGAGTTGGTGGAGCCACCTATCAGGTTCCGATAGAAGTTCCCTACGTTCGGCAGCAAAGTTTGGTATTTAGATGGATGGTTCAGATGGCGAAGGACAGAAAAGGTCAATGTATGCGCAATGCCCTTGGGCAGGAAATAGTTGATGCATATAATAATACTGGTGCTGTGGTTAAAAAGAAAACCGAGATGCATAAAATGGCCCAGGCAAATCGGGCCTTTGCCCACTTGGTTTGGTAA